The Verrucomicrobium spinosum DSM 4136 = JCM 18804 DNA segment AACTTCGCGGCCATCCCTGAGCTTGCTACCGTCGTCCTGACAGGGGCGGGTGGTGTCGGTGCTGCTGCGGTCACTCGCACGGTGAAGTTGCCTCAGACTGTGCGCCGTTACATCCGCCTCAACACGGCGGTCGAGGCGGCTGGCGGTGACAATACCGCCAAGAGCGTCGCTCTCTCCATCGTCTTCTGATCCTCAATCCGGATCGGGTCAACTCAAAAAGTTCTTTCCTGTAACTCATGAAAACCGTTCATTACCATCAAGCTGGCAAGCCTCCCACCGAAATGCATGTCGTAAAGACGCATCCCGGGGGCGCGAAGGTGGATCTTGCATACGAAGAAAAAGGTGAGGTGGTCGTCTCTGGCTGCGTCCTCAGCCTCACGCCTGAGATTGGCTCGGCGACAGTCATCGTCGACGAATCCGACAAGGGGAAGAAGAAGACTGAAGCGAAGGTCAAGCTCCCTGAGGGTGGTGCGCCTCCCGCTCCTGCTGTCCCTCCGGTCGGCGGCGAGAGTGGTCCCCCGGTTGAGGGAGATCCCAAATAACTTTCTGGCCATAAGGCTGGATGCTACCAAGGTTGTGTGTCACAAACGCCGTTCGGGACTTCTCCCCCGGGCGGCGTTTTCTTTGACAGTAGTTCGCTTGCATGCCCTCTGCTGCTGCTGTTCGTGCCGCCTTTGACCGTGACAGGGAGATGCGCCACGCGTGCTATGCGAAGGACGTGACGCTCGATGGCACGAAGAAAACGGGGATCTATTCCCCTCCCGTGTTTGAACGTGTGCAGGCGGGTGAAGGTGGTGGCTCCGAATATGACTTCGATGCAACGGTCAAACTTAAGAAGGCGGATTGGCCCGCGTTCCCGACCTCGGTGTCATTCAATGAAAAGATCATCAAGATCCACTTGGAAGGCGGGCTCGTGGTCTATCAGATCAAGGCTGTGACTGATCTCCATAATACCGGGGAATGGAAGCTGGTGCTTGAGGCGATGGTTTGACAGGTGCTCGCCTTCAATGAGTGAAATGCCCGTTGAACCGAGGATTCTGGTTGGTGACATTGAAACTACTGGCTTGGATGAGAGGCGGCATAGCATCCTAAAGATTGGCCTGACCTGGATGACTGGGGGAGTTGGGCAGTTCTCCATTCAATGCCGCATGTGGGAAGGTGCGGAATGGGATGCGCGGGCGGCGGAGGTGCACGGCATCAGTTTCAAGGAGGCTAATGATCCAGCGTTGCCGACTGAGCATGATGCAGTTTCGAACGCGTTCGATTGGATTGGGCAGGAAAAGTTCATCTTCGCGGGATTGAATCCCCATATGGATCGGCGCTTTCTGAATTATGCCCGTATCCGTCCTGGCTTTCAACGCGGGGTGCTTCCAGACATTGGCCATCGGATGATTGATCTGCATTCCTTGGCGGTGCCTTTCGCTTTGGCTTCGGGGGCTGCTGTGCCTCCCCGTGGTTTCAATACGGATGAGATTTACAGTCTTCTGGGGATGCCTCCAGAGCCTCGCCCTCATGACGCGATCACTGGGGCCTTGATGGAGGCTGAGGCGTTCCGAATCCTGTTCGGGTGGCCTACGCTCTCAGAGGTGCAACCATGAATTCGGCCATTGAACAAGGCCTGCGTGCGTACCTCACCGAGAAGTTCGGGGCGGTCGACACCCTGATTGGTGAGGGTGTGGGCGCGGTTACCCTGTTGGCTTGCGTGATTGAGGGGGCAACGGTCTCCCTGCACTGCAACGTTGGGAAAGACGTTCTGCCGGACTCCGTTCCATACGTGATCGTTGGGATCAAGGATGTCCAGCATCGAGTTGGTGAGCTGTACGATGGTGAAGTCTTAATCGCGGTCTCCACTCCTGACAACGTGGCGGGAGTGAGTGAGGTGCAGCATCGAGCGGTGGTCAAGGCTCTGCGGCAGTGCTGGCCAGATATGCAGAGGCTTTACGCGGATCGCGCCCGGGCCGTATCGGCGGAAGACATTGCGGCCACTCAGGCAGCGTTGGATGCGGGGCTTGCGAATACTGCGGCGATTTCTGCGGCTCTGGAGGCTGCTGCGGGGGTTTCCACGGCGGGCTACTTTTTTCAAGGTGTGGGTGAGAGTCTTGGCAACAACCGCTGGCAAGCTCAGATCAGGATCAAGCTAGGGTTGCGGGAGGTTTGACAACCTCTTTCCACCATGGCTGCTGCAATCGGAGTTCTTTCTACTTTTGGCATCGTGCTCCCGGATGGGGCGGAGGCTCAATCATCGCAACGGACGCAATCCGTAGAGATCTCCGAACTTGTCGGAGCTGCGGGTGAGTATGTGAAAGCTGATCCGCTGCACGCCAAAAAGACGGATGTCACTGTGACCTATGTAGGCGAGCCGATGCATGCCTCTGTGACATCGGCAGCTATCGCGCTGCCTGCAACTATGACGATCATCAAGAGTGATGCGACTGAGGTCAACAATGGTCGCGTCTCTTGCACCGTGATGGCGTCAGGGCATTCGGCCTTTACTGACGCTGCGGGGGCGAGCCCTGGTGTGGGCGCTGGTGATCCGGATGAGGACACGCTCAACATCGTTAGTTGTTCCTTCTCCCTAGCGGAGAACGTTCAGGTTTCCCACGAGGTTCAGGACAAAATGATTCTGGGGGGCGATGGTGCTCCCGGGGCTCGTGCGACCTGCCTTCAGAAGAATTCCTTCACGACGCGCTTTCGTGGTGACCTTCCTGCCGGGGTGGTACTGGGCACCTCTGGCGCGGGCGTCAAGGGCTTGGAGGACGGCAAGCTTCTTGTGAATCAGCTCATGGAAGAGCAGAAAATGGATGATTTCAACGGCGGGTCGGTCGGTGGAAACCACTACCCTCTCGCGGCATGAGTCTTTGGCTCGGCTGTGTGCCTGTGGTGTTCCACGAGCGCGATCTTGTTGCCCGCATTCCTTCTTGCGTCCCTATCGTGGCTGCGGTCATGGCTGCGGGTTGGCGGCTCTCCAATGATGGTTTCCCCAACCATACCGACGTGTTGGAGGGGGTGGCGCATGTGCAGGATTTTAAGCGCGCCAGTCCCTCCAAATTGTCACGTGTGATCACGTTTCGTTTCCGTACTCAAAGGATCGCCTGCGAAGGTGACTTGATGCGGATCGAGGAATTCGTTGCTCGGTGTCAGAGCGAGCCTGCGTTCCTCCGTGCGGCAAAGGCGCTCCCTCGCTATGAGCACTGGATCAGGCAGCTTTGTGCCAAGCTGCCGGAGGTCCCCCGTTCGCTGCAAGCCTCGGAGCCTGATGCTCATGATCGCACCTTGGTTGTTCCCATGCATGGGCGGCCCGATTGGGTGAGGCGGTTCGCTCAACAATATGAGGATGGATTCTGACCATGGAGCTGAATGATTTCGAGCGATCCCTCTTTCTGGATCTCGCGTTCTTCGCGGAAGACTCGTCCTTTGAATCGCATGACCTTCGCCCTGTCTCACTGGCAAGCTTTAAGGCGATGGAGATCATGGGGATTAAGCTGATGGAGTTGGACCCGGGTCTTTCGGTCGAGGAAGAGACTCAGCAAATCGCGGCCTTCATCTGGCTGCACGGACAGCCTTTGCCTGCTGTGTGCTCCGCACTTTGGTCGGGGCGTTGGAGGGTGGTAATGGAGTCTTTCAATGAACCCATGCCGAGCATCGTTGCTGCCTTTCGCCAGTGGCGAATTCGCATTGTGGCGATGATTCACGCGGCAAGCATCAACATTCGGCCTAGGCCGAAAAAGGTGGGTGCTAAAGATGATTCGCCCCGTGACCTTGTTGGGCCTAGCCAGTTCGCGTTCACTATCGGAACCATTGCCAGCTATACCCATTTCAGTCGCCAAGAGATCAAGTGGCATATCTTTCTCCCTGAGGCGATGCAATACTACCACGCGGCTTTGCGCGACTCGGGTTACTGGACGGTCCCCGTGGGGAGGCGGGTCACTGAGGAAGATGTCTCGGACCTTGTTCCGGACTTCCTCAAGGGTGCGGTTGACACGGGGCAACCTCCGTGAATGAGAGATGGCCTTACACTAAAAACGGATCGCTTCGCCCGGGCAATGACCCTGCTGGCGGGCTATACGAGTAAGACTATCGAAGATGAAATGCTCTCTCAGTCGAAGGGGGTAATTCGTGAGGTGCTTTCGATCACGCCACCCGCACAACGGGGCGAGGGCGTCAAGCTGATGGGCGTAGCTGCTCGTCGAGCTGGTGAGGCAAGAATTGATGCGGATCTACGCGGAGTGTTTCAGGGTGTGAAGATCCGGGGCTTTCGGATGGTGCCTCATCTCTTTGGTGATCGCTCGCCTGAGGTGGGGAAAAAGCCGCCCTATCGCGTCGCGACCAAAGAGAAGCATTTGAACGTTGAGGGCATTTACAATGCCCGTCAGGCCTCGCGTTCACGTCGAGGCAAGAAGTCTCTGACTCGTGGGCAGAGGGCTCCTTACTATGTGGATGAAAAGAAGCTCGATGCCCTGGCGCGAAAGCTGAAGGGGAACGTCGGGAAATTGGCGCAAGGGTTCAAGCCTGCGGCTGATCGCCTAGGGTTGGCGATGCCTGTCTATGCGCGGGGTCAACACAATGCGCCCGGGTCCATCGACATCGATTTTAAGCCGAATCACCTCCGCATCGTTTTCACAAACAATGTTTCATACAGTGCCCTGGTGCCTGATATGCCTCGTCGGATGCAATGGGCTGTTGATCAACAGGCCCGAAAGATTGAGCGGCAGCTTCCCTATCTGATCCGGAAGGCTGCTCGTGACAGTGGTTTCAAAGTGCGTTCATAAATATGATCCAAGGTGAGTTAGATCTAGAACTTGCGCGGTTCAACACGCGGCTCGCTGAGGCGGTGAACAGTTCCGCAAGGGCTGGCGATGCCATGCGGCGAAATATGTCCGGCGTGGGTGACGCTGCCGCTGCTGGAGCTGGTGGTGTCGGCGATGCTGTTGCCGAGCAGATCACGGGGTTGCTTGCGGTTGGGGGTATTGCCGGGGTGGCCTCGGCAATCAAGTCGATCACGAAAAGCATGGGGGACTTGAGTGACATGTCCACCCGCCTTAATGAGAGTCCTGAGACGCTGCAACGTGTTGGGGCTGCGGCGTCCTGGACGGATAGCTCTGTAGAGGGGTTGGCGAATAGTTTTCTCAAGCTTGAGAAGTCATTGGGGACCATCGACAACGAGCCAGCCGTTGAGGCTCTGGAGAGGTACGGATTGACCGCCTCTCAGTTGGCGGGGATGCCTCTGGACCAAAAGATTCTGGCTCTGGCTGGGGCCTTCCAGAAGGCTCGGGAGACTGGCACGGGGCTCGCGGATCTGCAAACGCTGTTGGGCAAGTCTGCCTCGGAGCTGATCCCGCTTCTATCCATGAGTACGGATGAGATCAAGGAAATGTTTGAAAGTGTTTCCGTCGTGTCTGATGAGGTGATCGACCGCCTTGCCTATCTCGATGATCGGATGGATCAGATTGGGCAGTCGGCATCGACAATGGCGGCAACGGTGATTGATGCCTTTGCGGGGATTCTAGAATTCTCGTGGGATTCACTGGCTCATGGTGGCCCTGGTCTGGCCTTCGAGCGGCTCGGAGAAAAGCAGTACGAGGCTCAGTTGGCGCGTGCGAAGCGTGCGCGGGAGCGGGAGGAGAGTCGCGCAAAGGCGGCGGAGGGTGTGGGTGCCGCTCAGAGTGTGGCAAAGGAAGAGGAGGCGAAGAAGAAGAGCGAAGCCTCAACCAAGAAACTCGATGAATCGAAGGAGTCTGTGCAGTCCCGCAAGTATGAGGGGATGACTGACATGGACAAGCTGAGGGCTCTCGATGAGGAGTTGAAGGCCATCTTCGATAAGATGCAGAACTCTGGAGGCAAATTCTTCGCCTCCACCATCGAGGGGTTAGAGCAGTGGGCTAAGAAGCTCGAAGGCATGGGCATGAAGGATGAGGCCACTAAGGTCTATGAAATGCTCAGGAAGGCCCTTGAGGTCACTCAGAAGATGGACGGCATCAGCTCGGGCATGCGTGAGAAAGCGGCTCAAGAGGCGGAAACGAAGCAAAAGGAGCTGGAAAAACTGAGGGATGACTCGGATGAGAAAGAGGGCAAGTTGCTCAGTCCGGAGGAGCAGGCGACTCAGCTCCGGGAAAAGCTTGCTCAGTCCCTCGGGCTTAAGATCACGAGTGCTGCTGATGTTTCCAAGGGGCTTGAGAAGGCTCGTGCAGAAGTTGAGGAGAAGAAAAAGAGCGGTGACGTGAACGGTGAGCTTGAGGCAAGGAAGCGCTATAACACTGCTCTTGAGCAGGCAGATCAGCTTTCGGGTTTGGCCAGTGGGGCAAGGGCTCCCGCTGCCCTCGCGGGCGAAACGGCCGGCGCTCTAAGTCTTCTGATGGGCGGTAGTGGGAACGACCTGGTGCTTGATGAAACCAAGCAGCAAGGGCAGACCCTCAAGGATATTCAACGCGTTCTTGAACGGATCGAAAAAGGTGCAGAGGGCGGGTATACGGGAAACAACTCCGGATTTGGATTTGATCTAAACTAGCATGAGGATACAACTCAAGGGCATCACTGGGGGAAAGGATCGTCGCGGGCTGTTGGGCCTTTCGTATCGGTTCCTGTTTACCGACTCATCGGAATCGGAAGCGCTGCTTGCGGCTTTGCCCGTGTCCATCGGTCTTCCAGAGGTGGATCGGAATATCAGTGAGTGGGATGTCGACAATAGCGGTTTCATCGTTCAAGCGAATTTTGAGGGCTTGGTCGATGAGCCGGGGGAGGATCAGGATCAATACATTATCCGCCCTGAGTGGAGAGAGGAGCCGATTGAGGCGTTTCCAGATCGCGGCACGCTTGAAACAAAGTACGGGGCATATGAGGAAGAGGGGCGCATTAAGTTTCCGCAATACATGGAGCGTCCTTCAGAGTTGGGCGGGTCGAGCGCGAAAGAGGATGAGCCCAATCCGCTCTTTGGCACTACGACTTATCCCGTGATGAGGATCACGGCCTCGCATAGCTATGTGAGGTTTCGCGTGCCTTCATCCGTCTATACCAACGTCGGCAAGGTGGTGAAGCGGTTGCCTTCGGGGTTTCAAGATCCACCCAAGCGGACTTGGATTGTGGATGTGCCTCAGGTGCGTCGACGGGGTAACTGCTGGGAAATCGTCGAGACGTGGAAGGAAGTGGATCGACTGAAGCACCTTGAGGCCCTGTATCTTCTGTTGGGTAAACTTGGAAACAAATGACGAACCATCTCACGCGGACGGGGCCGATACGTGTGCATCAGTATCGGGCAGGTGTCGCCATCGTGGCGGATCTGGCAACCCCGGGATATTTGGGGGCCTTCAAGGTCGCCATGGCGGGAGCTGCTGCGGTGCGCGTGGGCTTGGGGCTCATTGAGAACATTGTGCCAAAGCTCCGACGTGTCCCCTTGGATGGTCGTGACTCGAAGGGGCGTCGTGTGTCGGTGCCGGTGCTCAAGGTCGAGGATGGTCCGAACAAAGACTTGCAATCGTGGGTGTGTCTCAAGGTCACCGTCGACAAGCTTGGGGTGATCGATGCAAAGGCAGAGATTCCGGTCGACGTGGTGCATTTGAATGACCTGACGGGGAAGTTCGCCAACGGTTTTAGCGTCGATCAGGATGGCGTGGGATACCTACCGATTGCGCTGCTCCTCTGGCGTGATCAACGTCGGCTGTTCAAGGTTGTTCAGAACGTCTACTTCAATCAGCGACATTCCTTTGCGCCTCCGGAAAAGGACGGCGGCAAAGGGTGGCACGTCTTCTCTCCTGTTGCATGAGTGGCGGCAACCGTATCTTGAGCCTTGTTGCTTTGGAGGGTGCGCCCTGGCGGCATCCTTGGGGTGTTCGCCTGAGGTGGAATCGGAAGCTTGAGGTGTGGGAGTGTAATATCAAAGCGGGCCTCGTGAACTGCGTTGATCCAACGATCTCCATCCCGGGTAAGCAGGCCCCTAAAAGGACTGTGGCGAGGTTGGGTCGTTTGGCTGCTGAGCAGGCTGTTGATGCATGGTTGACCGAATCCCCTTGGTTCGAGGTTGGTCCACTTAGGGCGATAGGTCCTGACAGTTCGCCGGAAGGTGTTTCCTCCAATCCTGACGGGAGCCTCAACCTCACGTTTGAGGCGGTGCCGGAATTCTTCAGCTATCGGGGTGTCGGTCCTCCGCCTGCGGCTACGTTTGATCCTGCGGGTTTAGGTGGGCAGGCGGTGTCCGGACTGTTGGATAAGTCCGGTCAGGGCACGCGGCTCCTGCGGGCGTGTGACCTGGTGCTTTTCATAGACCGTCCGTCCAACTCTACTCAGTGGGATACTGGCTCGGGTGTGGATGGATTGTTTGCTCAATTCACGGTCACGACTGTTGAGAAGCCGAATGCTAAGGAGCGTCCCTATATTCGGCTCACGTCCAAGTGGGAGCCTCCCATAGATTCAGCGGCTTCTGACAAGCTTGCAGGGGATTGGGAGGGTCAGCCTTGGGATGAGTATCTCATCGCCACGGTGTTCTTGATGTCGCCACCCAATGCGGCTTTGGACAGTCCTCCCGATGGATCATGGAGTGCCTTTGTGAAGCACTCCTTGTTTTGGAATTTGCATCATGGGGTGAGTCGACTCGATCCCTCTCTGGCGAGATTGCAATTGTCTCTGCAGACGGGTTTGGCGGGCGGCGTTGGCGATGCCTTGGGGCTCTTTATTCAGGCTCAAATCAATGATGCAAATAGCGCTGCCTCTGAGTTCCTTGGGCGAGAGGAAATTCAAACGCACCTCTGGACGGTTTGACTCGCGGTCCGTTTCATGGCTGGACTCGACAAGGCGTCACGAATGGAAAGGGAGCGAGCGGATAGGCTCGCGGCAGAGAGGAAAAAGAATCGATCCTTAGACCCTAGATTCCCGTTCGTGGCGCGGGCGCTGAATCCAAGCTTCTTTCGCCTGCTGGGTCGGCGGAAGCTTTGACAGCCTCGCGCTCTCGTGCAGGGGATACTTTACGCAAACATCACGGCGCTGGAATTGCGCGGGGCGCTCGACGGCGGAGAATACTCCTTTCCAAAGGTTGTTGCTGGTTCTCACCTCTCCCTCAAGCTGCGGCTCTCTCAAGATCTTGAGGGGGAGCCTGCCGATGTAAGGCGAACTGTCCACGCTATCAAGGCTTCACTCGGGCGGGCGGATGCGCGTCCTTTGGGGGGTGGTTTCCAGCTCAAGCTGGGGGATGCTGCGGAATCGGCGGGGGTTAATGTGACCGTTCCGCTCGCCTATAATTGCACGGCGGCTCAGCTTGAGTCGGCGATCAACGGCTTATCCGGTGTCCCGGACCTCAGGCCCTGCAAGGTGCAGTTTGCAGAAGGCTCATTCGAGATCCGGTTTGCTGATGATTCAGCTCCGGTCGAGATCGTGTGTGTCGACAACGATCTTTGGCCCGTGTCCTTCGTCAATGCCTCAGCGGTCGCGTTCGATGAGGGGTTCACCCACGAACTTAGGTTGGTGCAGTCTCCTGTAGCTCAGACGGTCGAGTTTGGGTTGATTGTCCCTGATCCGCCTGAGGTGATTAGGCTGCAAGCGGGGGGTGAGAATACCGGTGTGACCTTCAATGAAATACAGAAGCTCACGATCCCCGTTGAGTTCCGCGGGGCCTTCCAGCTTTCCCGGGGGTTTCGTCGGACGGCTCCCATAGGCCTTCCTACGGATGGCGATGAGGTGTTGGAAAAGATTGAAGCTCTTGCTGATGTCGATGGCGTTTTCAGTGTGACGGAAGAGCAAGGTTCGCTCTTGATTGAGTTCGGCGGTTCCATGGCGGGTGAAGAGCAAGAGTTGCTCGCGGTCACGGTTTTCGATCCTCCCCCCGGTGAT contains these protein-coding regions:
- a CDS encoding exonuclease domain-containing protein, with the protein product MPVEPRILVGDIETTGLDERRHSILKIGLTWMTGGVGQFSIQCRMWEGAEWDARAAEVHGISFKEANDPALPTEHDAVSNAFDWIGQEKFIFAGLNPHMDRRFLNYARIRPGFQRGVLPDIGHRMIDLHSLAVPFALASGAAVPPRGFNTDEIYSLLGMPPEPRPHDAITGALMEAEAFRILFGWPTLSEVQP